The DNA segment TTTCTTCCAGCAGGTGATCGCGGCGGCCAGGCAGAGGAACCCGAGGAAGTTACGGCCGTTGCGTTCGTAGCGGACGGTCAGCCGGCGGTAGCCGTCAAGCCACGCGATAGTCCTTTCGATCTTCCACCGGTGCCGGCCGAGGCGTTCGGTGCTCTCCACCCCGCGTCGGGCGATACGCCCGGCGATACGGCGCCGGCGCAGGAAGCGACGCAGATCCGGCTGG comes from the Parafrankia discariae genome and includes:
- a CDS encoding transposase codes for the protein QPDLRRFLRRRRIAGRIARRGVESTERLGRHRWKIERTIAWLDGYRRLTVRYERNGRNFLGFLCLAAAITCWKKLPHPT